From Stenotrophomonas sp. SAU14A_NAIMI4_8:
AACAGCCGCTTCCGCGCGCTCATTCCCGACAGTGCGCTGGGCGCGGCCGCCTCATCGCTGGGCTCGCACAAGCTCAGTAACTTCCTCGGCGACGATTCGGTCTTGAACACCGCGGGCACGCAGGAGCTTGCCCGCGACAACAGCCGGATGATCGGCGAGTACCGCAACGAAGTGGAGCGCGTGCGCCGTGGCATCACCATTGGTGCGCGTGGCATCACCGGCAATCTGTACGACATCTACGACCACAGCCGCGGCCCGCTGCAGCCGGGCGAACCGGCACGGCGGGAAGGCCCGGTGGCGCCGTTGCCGGGTATCACCGAACGTGACCATGCCGGCAATCCACTGTTCAACGATGCCCTGCGCGGCGTTCACGCCCTGGACGCACGTGCCGGGCGCACGCCCGATGCGATGAGTATGCAGCTGGCAGGTTCACTGGCAGCGGAAATGCACGCCGCCGGCGGCCAGCGCATCGACGAGGTGGTGATGAGCGGCGATGCCGCGCGCAGCTTTGCGGTGCAGGGCCAGAGTGGTGATCCCGGCCATCTGCGGGTATCGGTGGATACCGCAGTGGCCACCCACACGCCGCTGGAACAGAGCACCCAGCGCATCGAGCAGCAGACCGCGCAGCGCCAGAGCCAGGAACGCGACCCGCAGCAGGAGCTGCTGCAGAGCCAGGCACGCGCCCTGCCCTCCTGACGGGCGACGGCTTGCGCAAACGGGGGCCGGACCTGCCGGCTCCCGTTCGTGCAGCACGCAATAGCGCCGTTACGGGCTGGAGATCGCCGCGGTGCTGTCGCCGGCCGCGTTGTCGGCCGTCACGTAGACATCCGGGCCCGAATCCGGGAAGCCACCACAGGCGCGATCGCCGGGCGCGACCGGATCACAGGGCCATTGCCTGCGCGCCACGCGCTCGCGCAGTTCGAAGTTCTGCCCGTTCCAGACCACGAAGGCCAGGTGTTCGCGATTCCAGTCGCTGAATGCGTGCGGGCCGGTCTTCTGCGGCGATTCCGGATACTGCACGTACCAGCGCAGCGCCGGACCGTACTGCAGCTTGCTGTGGTCCAGCAGCACCCGGCCTTCGCGCGCCTGCTGGCGGGCGCGGTCGGCCTCGGTGATCGACGGTGCCGACGGCATCACCTTGGCGGTGACGTCCTGGGCCACGCCATCGGCCCCCATCTGGTACACCCGCTGGCTGACGTAGGCCTGCTGGCAGGCACCGGCCGGCACGCGCACCGGATCGGGACGGGCGTCGGTCGGCAACGCCCGGTCGGCGCACTCGAACGGTGCCTGCACCAGATAGGTGGTGACCGCCGGATCGGCGCCTTCGAACGAACGCACCCAGATATCGCCCAGGCGGGCGATGAAATCCGGCCGCTGGCCGAAGCCAGCAACCGCCTTGAACCACACGCGCTGGCGCACCTCGCGTTCGCGCCAGGCGCGCGGCAGCAGGATGTCCTGTTCCGGCACGGCCACCAGCAATGCGGCCAGATGCGCGGGCGGCGTGCCCTGGCAGGCGCCGATCATCAGATCGCCCTGCGGCGCCAGGCGCCCGGCCAGATCGACCGGGCAACGCGCGCCGAGCTGGCGTTCGGTAGCCTGGTCCGGTGGCAGCGGCACTACGGCCAGTGCAGGTGGTGCTGGTGGCGCGGGTGGCGTGACGGGTGCCGGCGGAGCGGCGGGAGCGGCAGGCGCCCCGGCTACCGGCGCGGCAGGTGCTGCGGGTGCGGGTGCGGGTGCGGGTGCGGGTGCAGCTTCAGGCGCAGGCGCCGGAGCCGGAGCCGGAGCCGGAGCAGCTTCAGCCGCCACCGGTGCGGCCGGCGCTACCGCTGCCGCAGGTTCCGCTGCCGGTTCGGTAGCCGGAGCAGGCGCCGGTGCCTGTGCCGCCTCGGCCACGGGCGCCGGAGCCGGTACGGCCTCAGCCGCCACTGCCGATGCGACTGCCGGTGCAACGTCTTCCGCAGCCGCAGGCGCGTCCTGTGCCTGGGCCAGCGTGGCGGTCAGTGCCAGCGACAGCGCCCACAACGGCGCCAGGCGCACGCCGCAGCGCGGGCGATGCGCGGCAGCACGCCGCGCGGGTGATTCACGATTCTGCATGTTGTGTCCCTACAAGGAAGTTCCATGAAGGCGCCCGCAGGCGCCCAACCCATGCGATCCCACGCCTGTGCCCAGGCGGACCGCGCTTACAGCGTTCGCGAGCGCTGCTGTTCCTGCTCGCGGTTGATCGAAGCCGACTGTTCCTGCCGTGCAGTGGCATCGGCCGCCAGTTGCCGGCTGCTTTCTTCCAGCGGTTGCTGGGTGGCCTGCACGCGTTCCACCGCACAGCGCTGCATGGCCGGGTCGCCCATGTTGCCCTGCACTGCAAACAGCATGCGCCCGTCCGCGCCAGCGACCACGTGGTCAATCTGTTGCAGCCCGGCCTTGTGCGCGCCTGCCGCCAGCGCGGCGGCCGCGTTGTCCAGTTCCTGCGGCGTGCGCAGGCCACTGCCCGGCCCAAGCTGCTGCAACCCGTTGCGCGCGCCCAGGAACAGGCCATGGCCGACGTGGCTGGGATCGGTCATATCGCGCGCCACCGCGGCGCGTTCGCCCACCTCGCCACGCCCCAGGCGCTCCATCACGTCGGGGGTCAGCTTCTGCTGCCAGCCATCGAAGCGCCGCAGCCGATCCTCCACCCCGTTCATCGCACCATTGATGGCATAGGTTGCCTCGCGCACATCCTCGCGCGCCTGCTCCGGTACGTGCTGCTGCCACTGCCAGACCGCGATGCGACCAGCGTGTTCGGGCTGCGCGGCCAGCTCGGGGTGGTTCAACAGATCCAGATCCAGCGCCTGGCCGGCGCGCGCGTAAGCGTCCTTTCCGGTCAGCGGCAGATAGCCGCGCCCGTGGTAGGTCAGCGCATCGCCTGGCGCATCGTTGCCCAGCCGGCCGCCGTACATCAGCTCGGCCAGCGCCTCCGGGCGCCCACGCAGGGCCTCCTGGCGCGCCGACTCCAGCGCGTCGTTGCCGTTGCGCCACGCCGCTTCCACCGGAATCTGCGAGATGCCCCGGGTGTAGTTGAAGCTCTCGTTCAGACGCGACAGGCCGCGCGACTCGTGCCCCGCCTGGGCCATGAAATTGGCCAGCTCGCGTGGCGAATCGATGCCTGCCGCAGTCGCCTGCCGCAGCAGTTGCGACTCCCTATCCCTCGACACGGTGCCACTCCTGGGTAGTCATCAGCGCGGGTTCCTTCCCGCCAGTTGAAGCCTGGCTCATGGAAGCGTCACCTCTGCGACGCTGGCCGGATCAAAATCCTCGAATCGCACCCGGCCGATTTCGGCCGCCGAGAATTCACGGATGTTGGTCGCCTCGGTTTCGATGTCCACCACCTTGCGGCGCACGGTATCGACCCAGCAGTCCCGCTCCGCCGAGGCATAGCGGAACGTGTAGGTGCTGCTCCAGCGCTGCCGGCTGCCGCCGTTGGTGATCACGCTGAACGTGTCTTCCTCAACCATTGCATACGCAAAAGGGTCGCCGGCCAGGCCACCCCGGGTCGAACACGGCACCAGCTTGTCGTTGCGCGCAGCCAGCTGCCAGCGGCCGCCGCCGTCACCGCGCAGCAACAGCAATACCCGGTTGGGACCATGCTGGCCGGCCACCAGGCCTTCCGGCGCGGGCTGGTCGATCACCAGCAGCTGATACTGCACACCGTCGCCGTTGCACACGCCCCTGACGGCTTCCAGCAGGTTCGCGCCAGACGGAACGAATGCCAGGGCATTGTCCATGTGCGCGCCACTCCGGTTCTCCATCCCCTCCCACTCCTTCAATGTCATGCCGCCG
This genomic window contains:
- a CDS encoding XVIPCD domain-containing protein; amino-acid sequence: MSRDRESQLLRQATAAGIDSPRELANFMAQAGHESRGLSRLNESFNYTRGISQIPVEAAWRNGNDALESARQEALRGRPEALAELMYGGRLGNDAPGDALTYHGRGYLPLTGKDAYARAGQALDLDLLNHPELAAQPEHAGRIAVWQWQQHVPEQAREDVREATYAINGAMNGVEDRLRRFDGWQQKLTPDVMERLGRGEVGERAAVARDMTDPSHVGHGLFLGARNGLQQLGPGSGLRTPQELDNAAAALAAGAHKAGLQQIDHVVAGADGRMLFAVQGNMGDPAMQRCAVERVQATQQPLEESSRQLAADATARQEQSASINREQEQQRSRTL
- a CDS encoding XVIPCD domain-containing protein yields the protein MTVTSQDYAALASDAYRDERVGRHDPAQEQPVILNGHAYRVLEHANNRLNGYQGTIYQRVDTHEIVVAHRGTEQIGRDGILTDGGMVLARRNLQANDALELTRHALAYAQKEGRDLGQTPEVSVTGHSLGGTLAQISAHHFDLKGETFNAYGAVSLTYRIPEGGHNVLNHVMAADPVSAASQHFGDVRMYATQKEIDTLGSWGFSNSRFRALIPDSALGAAASSLGSHKLSNFLGDDSVLNTAGTQELARDNSRMIGEYRNEVERVRRGITIGARGITGNLYDIYDHSRGPLQPGEPARREGPVAPLPGITERDHAGNPLFNDALRGVHALDARAGRTPDAMSMQLAGSLAAEMHAAGGQRIDEVVMSGDAARSFAVQGQSGDPGHLRVSVDTAVATHTPLEQSTQRIEQQTAQRQSQERDPQQELLQSQARALPS